The genomic window TTTACAAATTTGGCTTGTAAGGTAAGTATTGTCTAAGCTTTATAAGTACTACATAGGCCAAATCTCAGGTCGATATGGGACTCTTACACTCCCCCGGCCAAATCTCCAGTCAATATCAGACTCTTACACTCCCCCTCACATTCAGGACAAAACATCTGAAGAGTGGATAATACAGATGGAATATGGATCAGAACACACTCGCTCGCACACATGAATTGACATCTAGAGCGTGGGCAAATGGAGGTGGAATAACAAATAACTTAGTCCAATAAGAGATCCAGGACAGACTATGATACCATTCCTAAAATTTGGGTTAGGCCTAACTCAAATCCTACAAAACCAAACTCAAAAGGTAAGATTCTCTTACCTTATAAGCACTACACAGGACATGTCTCTAGTCGATGTGGGACTCTCAACACATCTCATCACACTAAGGACTAGACATCTGAAACATGGATAATGCAGGTAGAATAACATGGATCTCAGCATCTATATCCACAATTCATTTCTATGTTTGTGGTTTGTGCTCTAGGTTCATAGTTCTTGATTATAGGTTTTCATGACTTGGTATGTGATACGTGATCGGCAGTACATGTGTAGTTTGTCGTGATCGTGATCTGTAGAGTTGGTGGTGAATATTTTCAAACGATATCAATACATTTCCTTATTCGTGATGATACATGTCTCTCTCACATTCTCAACGTTGAAGGAATGTAGTCGGCTGTTTCATTTATTTGCTGGCGGGTCTTGATAGAATGTGTCATTATGTCAAGTGTTTTTTCTGTATTTTCAGTTTGTAGGAGGGAGGGATACTGTTCATTTATTCTGGGTTTGGGTTGTTCtgtatttgtttcttttttacttCCTGTTCTAATTTTTGGCACCTCTTAATTATTAGTTTTTCCAAAAACAATTTACCTTATacaaaaaataactattatgTACCAGCTTGATCCTTCACTCAATGCTTTGTGACTTATATatttgataaagaaaaaaaaaaactgacatcagaagaaaatgaaagacGGCATCAATTTTATCATCGTGCAACCCtccaaatattaaaaatacaGGGATCATTATAGATTATTGTTGTAGTCGTGTGATTCTacataaatttgtcaaaaaaaacttgTGATACATAAAACTAAACACTAATACCTATTTATAGGACTCAATCCTAAATAAATAAGGAAATcaagaacaaaaaataataaatagaagATGTGGAAATTAATCCTAAAAGAAAATCTAAGATATGCAAAGATTGAAAACGGGTCCTAGGAGATAAACCACGATTttaatagatattattttattttctaacaatTATATTGCACctgcaaaaaaaatgaataacaatAGTGTTGTAACCTGTAACAGTAAGTTAATGACTCGAGTTAAAAAGGGGTAcccaaacaaataataaaaaatagtgtaaaaaaatcaaataataaaaaattaacttaacTAATTTTACCTGCTTTAAAGGAGAGCAATGTACATGCCTGAACTCTCTGAAATGCTTCTTTAGATATTCTTCTAATTCAGGTACATCCTCTCTCCGAAATATATCCCAGAGAGCACCATCTAAAGAATCCCCCCCTACCAAAAACCTATTTTCTTTATTCACGGTCACTTCATCGCCCTCTTTGGGCTGTACTTCAGAAGAAAGGCCATCATCAGCATTTATGGAAGACGATGACTTATCAAGCACACCATCATTGGTCTCTCCATCCTGATTATCACAATGAAGATGTAGCTCTCTCTTGTCTTGATCGAGGTGTGTTTGTGTCAGTTTCTTAATGGCTTTAATGCCCACAGATTCCAATTCCACTTTAGAAATATGAGTCAACACATTTACCTAAAAAGTCAAATTATGTAGGAAATAACAAttcattttccaaaaaatagaGTATGCACTTAGAGGCACAAAGCAAAATATTAAAGCCCCAACAAAtaattgatcaggaaagacagtCCATCAGATAAAAGTATACATTGATTACCACTTTCTAATCCATAGGCATCAATCAAATTTCTAACTCCAAAAACTGACTTATCCAATAATGAAACTAATCATTAAAATAATACTTCTTCAAATTACCAATTACCAaaacatcaataaaaacaacatataaaatcaaatatctaaTCAAATGAAAGTATTTTCGAAGACAGTGCAATGAGCAAATATTTAGGACATGTAGTCAAAACTAAAAGACTAACATCTCATGATGAAATGGCTTACAAAGACAATGTAACATCCTACAAACTATACACCTTACAAATTAAAAgtataaacataaaataaaataaaaaacacatgaCATTCTAGAAATACTAGTCTCTTAAAGGCTAAGAAACTTACTGCATCGGACATATCACAATGGAGCTTAGTTACAGAATCACCCCGCCCAAGCTCCTGATCAAATCCATAGGCAATATACGTTTTTGGGCCCATGTCTGGCTTTAGAACACCCTCAGGCAACTTCACAGCAAGGTTAAGAACACCGTTGAAAGGATTTGTATATTCTTTATACGGCAAGGAAGATATGAACTCGGCACAATGACGAGGCAAACTTTCCTCAAATAAATTAGAAGGAGGccaatcatttaattttaataccTGTGGCCATTTAAGCCAATCCAAGCGACCTTTTGTGTACCCAGTAAAGAATTGGTGCACATTAATTTCTGCCTGCATTCAATCGacatttcaaataaaaaaagggAGAACTCACCAGCAATAGATAGACATGTCATGTAAAGGAAGAAAAAACTAGTAAAACTAAGCAGATAGAAAATGAGTAATACAACTGGAGAACAATATTTCCAACAAGAGAACTTAAAAAAGCAGTAAATAGTATCCTAACTTAAGCTGGATGATCTTAGTATGCATAAGAAAAGGGAAAAATAACAATAGAAGAACAGAAACCATAGGATGCAAGGGCAACAAGAGAGTATCTGGGTAGATTAAGCAAAAAGAACAGGGGCACTAGAGTGCAATAAATTGAGATGCCTGTAAAACATATGAGAACGAGAAGAGAACAATAAGAGAAATTATAATTAAGGCTCTATAAATTAAGCACACAAGATCAAAATTTGATGATAACGATGGAATATCAGCATATGACAAGCCACAAGGACTGAAAACATCTTGACTACATTGCAATTAAAGTCAGAAAGTGGCTTCTAATTTACAATTCTAATTAGTAATTAGGTATATCTGTGAATAAACAGGTCTTTAACCTTGTACTGGTATCTCTTCATGACCCAAACAACAGGTGGCTCACTACTCTCCCTTATTTTTCTAAGACATTCATTACAGATATGATGTATAAATTGAGTAATGGATAAAATGAAATGTATCAAAACTTCTTTTAATCCCAGGTGGAAATACCAAATTCATAAAATTTGTATGAAAATGAACCTAactgacataaaataaaataagaactaaGGCTAACGAAAATGCCAGTGAATTTTAGCACAGATGAATACAAGGTCAAGATTTAGATATCGAAAAATATTCATGCTCAAGATTGAGAAATTGAACATACCTCGCACCAACCTAAACAATCAATTGCCTTCACATCCAAAAGTGATTTGTGTTTGCTATTGCTTATCTGACGGAATGCGCGCCGCATGACAAGTGGTTCCCAACTTAGACCAGATGTACATTCAAGTACATTGCTGACAATTACTGGTTCCCCTTTGCCCCAATGCCATTGAAAATGTTTAAAATCCTCTTTGTGTAGATCTACAGCTCTAGGACAGTATAAGAAGTTGTCACTGGAATCTTCACGAGAAGCTGCCTTTCTTCTGTTATTGTGTATATCATCTGCATTCTTAACAGGCTTCAAACAAGAACACCTACTATCAAGAGTCTCTTGTGCATCTTGTAGATTAAGTGTCTCTTCAAGTTCTTTTGCTTTACATACTAACTTAGAGATGAAATTTGGTCCAAGTATGCTTCTCAGTTCAAGGAAACCATGATGACAATCATTATTGGCTTTTGGACAGGGAATACTACCATCGCTATATGCATGCCATCCCGATCTTGACCATTCACGAATCTCAGGCTGGGCAGCATCACAAGGttcatctttttttattttctcttcttttccaCCATGCAGATAATCACGCCCTCGGAAGCTAAACTCAAACTCAATTGGATCTGCACCACCTAGGAGCTTCCCGCCACGAAGCTCGCAGCAACAGGAGAGACAAATGTCAAAAGGGCATTTTGTACAACTTCTATGGTAGTCAAATATTGACGTTTTGCAGTTGTCACTACAAAAAGAATTAAATCATTAActgtataaaattataataactgcaaaaacaaaaatgtatgAAATAAGCCTCTACCAATACACCCGCTCATTTTTAGGGCAATCCGCTACTTCTATTTTTAGCTCAGAAAGTGAGAGCCCTGCAATGTTCATCCctgaaacaaattaaaaattggaaAATATATGAAACTAAGAAATACAAACTTAACACATAATCAGAAggcaaatatattaaaaatagtgaAAAGCTTGGTATCTATTATGTAAGTAAtccaaaagaaagaagaaaaaaggatAGAAAATAAAGTAATCCAAAAGAAAGAAGATataattaattctaaaataaagaAACCAAACCATAAAGCATGACAAAAGCAACTTACATTAATAAGAGGatataaaataaagtaagaAGAAATGGATTACAAGAAGCAAGACTCTGAGGGTAAAATACCTTGTCGCTTTGCTTCTATCTCCTTCTCGGCCATTTGTTCTTCATCCAATTGTCTTACATAAGGAAGAAGTTCTTTCAACATATACTTGGAGAGCTCAACCTCATCATCTATCTCTATGTTTGTTTGTGGATTGCTTCGTTTAATTGCCTGTAGTGAACCACATGATCGCATTTCAAATGTAAAATACGAAGGAAAAAAATCACAGGAATAGTTAATATAAAAGGAGGGAGGAACTGACCTTGATAAGTTTAGTTGATCGCAAGCATGCTATGCAATTGCAATTATCACGGCACACCGGACATGCCTTAGCAATTTCATCCTCTTTTAACTGAGGATACCTTAATAACACCCAACAAAAAGCATAAGGCATATTCAATCGCAATATAACCAACCGACACAGGGTTAAGGAAAATAACAAAAGTGAAACAGAATGAAAATAAGCTGTACCAATTAGTTAAACAGGGTACGCAATATCTTTTCCTTTTGCATTTTGTGCATCTGACAACCCTGCCCCTATCATTTCTTTGACATTGATGGCACATTAAGGACTCTTCTTCGATCCACTGTAAATTTAGAAACAGAATCAGAACCCACAATTACATACATAAACCATATAACGCCAAACTCAAACACACACATACATATATctacaaaatgaaatataaaagaGCAAAAAGATCATGTGATGTTCACCTTAGTTCGATTGATTAATTTTGGCACCTTCGGTTCAATGTATTTAGGCACTGTCTGTTCTTCACTGaccatttcattttctttctcattcTCAACAAAACCATCATTTTCCTCCTCTTGTGCAGCTTCATCAattgtctttctttttttactacCAGGTTTCTTCTTCTCCACTTTCTTCACATTTTCCCCTTCTTCTTCAGCAGCAATAATAATCTTCTTCTTCCTACCACGTTTTCCCTTAGTCTTCACTTCCTCATCCAAATCTAACCAATACTCATCCTCATTAAACGATACCGTCTTCATCGGCCGTCCACTCTTTCTCACATCAACAGAACCAGAATCTTCCACCACCGCCACGTCATCACCTTCACCAGAATCATCTTCCTCCTTCTCCGTTTTTCTCTTTCTACTACGCTTCTCCGTTTTCTTCATCCTCTCAATTTCTGCAAAACTCTTTCTCCCGCGTTTCTTTTTACCGTATATCGCTGGCGTCACAGTAGGTTTAACAGAAGAAGAATCTCCGTCTACCACGTCATCACCTTCAACCGAACCTTCATCGTCCTTGAACGACGCCGTTTCGGCGCCAATATCCATATCTTGTTTTCCTCGATCAGTATCAGATTCTTCTATTGCTATCACGTCATCATCACCTTTAACCGAACCATCGTCGTCGCTTAACACTACGATTTCGGTGGGAACATCCATGGCTTGTGCCGCTTCATCAGCCTTGAAAGGCACTGTTTCCGGGTTAACATCCACAGTAGTAGGTTGTGTTTGTGGAGGAGGAATGGTGAGTGTGACTGTGATTTTGACTGTATATATGACGTCATCGTTCTCTTCTCCCGCCATTGAAACTTCAATTCCAGAGAATGGAGTGGCTTCCAAGTTCCAATACTAAGTAATCTTATTAGTATTACTAATTTGTGCCCTAACTTAGGcagatgaaaattgaaaagtaGAAGAGAGTAGAATTACTGAATTGAAAAAATGtacaataatttgtttttgaaggaaaatatttttatattaagttatttataaCGTGACTTTATGAATAAGATATTATTAAGGTATATCTTAGTATTTGccaaaaataattaagtctTTGGTCGATAACTGAAAAATTAGCTTATGACTAATTATCGATATTTTATAGTTGAAAAATTAGTATAATGAAATTAAAGtatttgttaaattttgttgttgtaagtATAAAAGGACATCAAAGTAAATTGTTAGTGAgtagttaatatatttttaaaataacaaagaaataataaaatgaaagtaataacggtaaaaattaaatacaatataaaaaattgtataaccTAATTAGATATTTTTCGATCAACATTATAAGTTAAttcaataagctataaattaatttattagaCTTACCAAAAAGACGctaaaactaaaataatttacTTTTGTATGTCATATATAGTTCAAAAAGAGTCTATTTGCATTGACTTGGttgagtttatttatttacataaattttgtgagattatttttgataaacttatgaaaacaacgtatgatttttttataagtttttttcaacctttttcataagttatcaaatactataacttataaaaatagttcaaatcaccaacatagtgtgacacaagtggtagatatttTGGTCCCTTGACTATTTGGTCTTGGGTTTGAATCCCAACCGGTGTGTATGGAGAGCATTTGGTAGGAGATGTCAACCCCTTAAACGAATCTCAGTTACATCGAGGAAATTAGTCTCTACAGTTGCACATGGAGTTTAcctttgatttaaaaaaataaaaaaatagttcaaatcatgtataaaaaataatttatctttattttatattctatgaaaataacttatgtacACTTATATATAAGTGTTTcgttttttttcaaaaaaaaaaaagtgttcgTTTGTGCTATACATTGCAAATAAATTGCATATCAAAATAGACCCAAAGTTTCGAAGACTATTGTAAGAGCATCTCACAAACTAAAAAAGCTTTTATCCAAAgctatataaaattattttttgataaagttATTTTTATGCAATCAAGTTAAATGAAAGGATTTTATGAAGTACTTGGTCAAAGCTATATAAAATATAGAATTCCATCATCActctataaaatataaatctttacaaattttacaattttGTCCCCGTTATATATTTTGAGACTAGTTCCTCAACTTTTGAAATTTCTTGAAAACAACCCAATAAAGTTTATTTTACTCTATccagacaaaaaaaatactaccattatcatttttctaatattttcaaCTACAACATTCATCTTTTTGTATGGAATATAAGAAAGGGAAGTATTAAGTTTGAGCCAATATAGTCATGACAATGAACCGAATCAACTCAGAAATAGTTCGAAATTTTATTCAGTAATTAATTCGTTAAATTTAGTTTATGAGCCAAATAAGTTGAACTTAAACTATTATAGTTTCATTCATTTGGTTCATGAGACAACTCAAGATATATATGTGTTTGTGTATATATTCAATAttgaattttgttaattatattctgttttcatttttcatgtCGGTGATATAGCATTGTTGCTGTATATTAACAAAATGATATTGAGAGTTAAACTACTAGGTTTGATCTAGCGACGAGATATAGTACAAACGGGATTCtcactaggtttgatctagtgatGAGAGATTTGAATAACATGTATGAGGTCTCAGATTTCTGACTTTGATTCCTACAAGTCAGaaattttctcttatgctcCAGAGTCAGATAAAAGGTCTGATCATGGATGGGGCGAATAACCTATACATTACCATAGGATATGCCAATCAAGATACACATACATAATGAGTGGGCTAGCATCAGACTAACCAGTCCTCTACATAGAGCAGCCATTGAATGCCAAATACACTTCAAAATTGTCATAAGatataaaacatatttaatcaacCAATGATGACCTTTTGAACATAAGCATCTACTGTTATCATAATGCAACGTCCATAAATTAATAAACCAGTCAGTCAGACTAGACTATATATATGACATGTATCAATCCTGATGATCATATCTGTTGGATATTGTGTTTTATTTGGAAAGTTTGAAGACTAAGTCCCACAATggtttacttatttatttaaaccCCCACCAACTCACCTTTTGGAATAAGTTTGAAACATGGATAATGCAGGTAGAATAACATGGATCTCAGCATCTATATCCACAATTCGTTTCTATGTT from Trifolium pratense cultivar HEN17-A07 linkage group LG1, ARS_RC_1.1, whole genome shotgun sequence includes these protein-coding regions:
- the LOC123901954 gene encoding lysine-specific demethylase JMJ25-like isoform X4; amino-acid sequence: MAGEENDDVIYTVKITVTLTIPPPQTQPTTVDVNPETVPFKADEAAQAMDVPTEIVVLSDDDGSVKGDDDVIAIEESDTDRGKQDMDIGAETASFKDDEGSVEGDDVVDGDSSSVKPTVTPAIYGKKKRGRKSFAEIERMKKTEKRSRKRKTEKEEDDSGEGDDVAVVEDSGSVDVRKSGRPMKTVSFNEDEYWLDLDEEVKTKGKRGRKKKIIIAAEEEGENVKKVEKKKPGSKKRKTIDEAAQEEENDGFVENEKENEMVSEEQTVPKYIEPKVPKLINRTKWIEEESLMCHQCQRNDRGRVVRCTKCKRKRYCVPCLTNWYPQLKEDEIAKACPVCRDNCNCIACLRSTKLIKAIKRSNPQTNIEIDDEVELSKYMLKELLPYVRQLDEEQMAEKEIEAKRQGLSLSELKIEVADCPKNERVYCDNCKTSIFDYHRSCTKCPFDICLSCCCELRGGKLLGGADPIEFEFSFRGRDYLHGGKEEKIKKDEPCDAAQPEIREWSRSGWHAYSDGSIPCPKANNDCHHGFLELRSILGPNFISKLVCKAKELEETLNLQDAQETLDSRCSCLKPVKNADDIHNNRRKAASREDSSDNFLYCPRAVDLHKEDFKHFQWHWGKGEPVIVSNVLECTSGLSWEPLVMRRAFRQISNSKHKSLLDVKAIDCLGWCEAEINVHQFFTGYTKGRLDWLKWPQVLKLNDWPPSNLFEESLPRHCAEFISSLPYKEYTNPFNGVLNLAVKLPEGVLKPDMGPKTYIAYGFDQELGRGDSVTKLHCDMSDAVNVLTHISKVELESVGIKAIKKLTQTHLDQDKRELHLHCDNQDGETNDGVLDKSSSSINADDGLSSEVQPKEGDEVTVNKENRFLVGGDSLDGALWDIFRREDVPELEEYLKKHFREFRHVHCSPLKQVIRPIHDQTFYLTLEHKRKLKEEYGIEPWTFIQKLGDAVFIPAGCPHQVRNLKSCIKVGLGFVSPENVGECFRLTEECRKLPINHLSAEDKLEVKKMTVYAMLDVVKKLEEARSEEKNQ
- the LOC123901954 gene encoding lysine-specific demethylase JMJ25-like isoform X1; this translates as MAGEENDDVIYTVKITVTLTIPPPQTQPTTVDVNPETVPFKADEAAQAMDVPTEIVVLSDDDGSVKGDDDVIAIEESDTDRGKQDMDIGAETASFKDDEGSVEGDDVVDGDSSSVKPTVTPAIYGKKKRGRKSFAEIERMKKTEKRSRKRKTEKEEDDSGEGDDVAVVEDSGSVDVRKSGRPMKTVSFNEDEYWLDLDEEVKTKGKRGRKKKIIIAAEEEGENVKKVEKKKPGSKKRKTIDEAAQEEENDGFVENEKENEMVSEEQTVPKYIEPKVPKLINRTKWIEEESLMCHQCQRNDRGRVVRCTKCKRKRYCVPCLTNWYPQLKEDEIAKACPVCRDNCNCIACLRSTKLIKAIKRSNPQTNIEIDDEVELSKYMLKELLPYVRQLDEEQMAEKEIEAKRQGMNIAGLSLSELKIEVADCPKNERVYCDNCKTSIFDYHRSCTKCPFDICLSCCCELRGGKLLGGADPIEFEFSFRGRDYLHGGKEEKIKKDEPCDAAQPEIREWSRSGWHAYSDGSIPCPKANNDCHHGFLELRSILGPNFISKLVCKAKELEETLNLQDAQETLDSRCSCLKPVKNADDIHNNRRKAASREDSSDNFLYCPRAVDLHKEDFKHFQWHWGKGEPVIVSNVLECTSGLSWEPLVMRRAFRQISNSKHKSLLDVKAIDCLGWCEAEINVHQFFTGYTKGRLDWLKWPQVLKLNDWPPSNLFEESLPRHCAEFISSLPYKEYTNPFNGVLNLAVKLPEGVLKPDMGPKTYIAYGFDQELGRGDSVTKLHCDMSDAVNVLTHISKVELESVGIKAIKKLTQTHLDQDKRELHLHCDNQDGETNDGVLDKSSSSINADDGLSSEVQPKEGDEVTVNKENRFLVGGDSLDGALWDIFRREDVPELEEYLKKHFREFRHVHCSPLKQVIRPIHDQTFYLTLEHKRKLKEEYGIEPWTFIQKLGDAVFIPAGCPHQVRNLKSCIKVGLGFVSPENVGECFRLTEECRKLPINHLSAEDKLEVKKMTVYAMLDVVKKLEEARFYSIYRSEEKNQ
- the LOC123901954 gene encoding lysine-specific demethylase JMJ25-like isoform X3, coding for MAGEENDDVIYTVKITVTLTIPPPQTQPTTVDVNPETVPFKADEAAQAMDVPTEIVVLSDDDGSVKGDDDVIAIEESDTDRGKQDMDIGAETASFKDDEGSVEGDDVVDGDSSSVKPTVTPAIYGKKKRGRKSFAEIERMKKTEKRSRKRKTEKEEDDSGEGDDVAVVEDSGSVDVRKSGRPMKTVSFNEDEYWLDLDEEVKTKGKRGRKKKIIIAAEEEGENVKKVEKKKPGSKKRKTIDEAAQEEENDGFVENEKENEMVSEEQTVPKYIEPKVPKLINRTKWIEEESLMCHQCQRNDRGRVVRCTKCKRKRYCVPCLTNWYPQLKEDEIAKACPVCRDNCNCIACLRSTKLIKAIKRSNPQTNIEIDDEVELSKYMLKELLPYVRQLDEEQMAEKEIEAKRQGMNIAGLSLSELKIEVADCPKNERVYCDNCKTSIFDYHRSCTKCPFDICLSCCCELRGGKLLGGADPIEFEFSFRGRDYLHGGKEEKIKKDEPCDAAQPEIREWSRSGWHAYSDGSIPCPKANNDCHHGFLELRSILGPNFISKLVCKAKELEETLNLQDAQETLDSRCSCLKPVKNADDIHNNRRKAASREDSSDNFLYCPRAVDLHKEDFKHFQWHWGKGEPVIVSNVLECTSGLSWEPLVMRRAFRQISNSKHKSLLDVKAIDCLGWCEAEINVHQFFTGYTKGRLDWLKWPQVLKLNDWPPSNLFEESLPRHCAEFISSLPYKEYTNPFNGVLNLAVKLPEGVLKPDMGPKTYIAYGFDQELGRGDSVTKLHCDMSDAVNVLTHISKVELESVGIKAIKKLTQTHLDQDKRELHLHCDNQDGETNDGVLDKSSSSINADDGLSSEVQPKEGDEVTVNKENRFLVGGDSLDGALWDIFRREDVPELEEYLKKHFREFRHVHCSPLKQVIRPIHDQTFYLTLEHKRKLKEEYGIEPWTFIQKLGDAVFIPAGCPHQVRNLKSCIKVGLGFVSPENVGECFRLTEECRKLPINHLSAEDKLEVKKMTVYAMLDVVKKLEEARSEEKNQ
- the LOC123901954 gene encoding lysine-specific demethylase JMJ25-like isoform X5, producing the protein MAGEENDDVIYTVKITVTLTIPPPQTQPTTVDVNPETVPFKADEAAQAMDVPTEIVVLSDDDGSVKGDDDVIAIEESDTDRGKQDMDIGAETASFKDDEGSVEGDDVVDGDSSSVKPTVTPAIYGKKKRGRKSFAEIERMKKTEKRSRKRKTEKEEDDSGEGDDVAVVEDSGSVDVRKSGRPMKTVSFNEDEYWLDLDEEVKTKGKRGRKKKIIIAAEEEGENVKKVEKKKPGSKKRKTIDEAAQEEENDGFVENEKENEMVSEEQTVPKYIEPKVPKLINRTKWIEEESLMCHQCQRNDRGRVVRCTKCKRKRYCVPCLTNWYPQLKEDEIAKACPVCRDNCNCIACLRSTKLIKAIKRSNPQTNIEIDDEVELSKYMLKELLPYVRQLDEEQMAEKEIEAKRQGMNIAGLSLSELKIEVADCPKNERVYCDNCKTSIFDYHRSCTKCPFDICLSCCCELRGGKLLGGADPIEFEFSFRGRDYLHGGKEEKIKKDEPCDAAQPEIREWSRSGWHAYSDGSIPCPKANNDCHHGFLELRSILGPNFISKLVCKAKELEETLNLQDAQETLDSRCSCLKPVKNADDIHNNRRKAASREDSSDNFLYCPRAVDLHKEDFKHFQWHWGKGEPVIVSNVLECTSGLSWEPLVMRRAFRQISNSKHKSLLDVKAIDCLGWCEAEINVHQFFTGYTKGRLDWLKWPQLPEGVLKPDMGPKTYIAYGFDQELGRGDSVTKLHCDMSDAVNVLTHISKVELESVGIKAIKKLTQTHLDQDKRELHLHCDNQDGETNDGVLDKSSSSINADDGLSSEVQPKEGDEVTVNKENRFLVGGDSLDGALWDIFRREDVPELEEYLKKHFREFRHVHCSPLKQVIRPIHDQTFYLTLEHKRKLKEEYGIEPWTFIQKLGDAVFIPAGCPHQVRNLKSCIKVGLGFVSPENVGECFRLTEECRKLPINHLSAEDKLEVKKMTVYAMLDVVKKLEEARFYSIYRSEEKNQ
- the LOC123901954 gene encoding lysine-specific demethylase JMJ25-like isoform X2, yielding MAGEENDDVIYTVKITVTLTIPPPQTQPTTVDVNPETVPFKADEAAQAMDVPTEIVVLSDDDGSVKGDDDVIAIEESDTDRGKQDMDIGAETASFKDDEGSVEGDDVVDGDSSSVKPTVTPAIYGKKKRGRKSFAEIERMKKTEKRSRKRKTEKEEDDSGEGDDVAVVEDSGSVDVRKSGRPMKTVSFNEDEYWLDLDEEVKTKGKRGRKKKIIIAAEEEGENVKKVEKKKPGSKKRKTIDEAAQEEENDGFVENEKENEMVSEEQTVPKYIEPKVPKLINRTKWIEEESLMCHQCQRNDRGRVVRCTKCKRKRYCVPCLTNWYPQLKEDEIAKACPVCRDNCNCIACLRSTKLIKAIKRSNPQTNIEIDDEVELSKYMLKELLPYVRQLDEEQMAEKEIEAKRQGLSLSELKIEVADCPKNERVYCDNCKTSIFDYHRSCTKCPFDICLSCCCELRGGKLLGGADPIEFEFSFRGRDYLHGGKEEKIKKDEPCDAAQPEIREWSRSGWHAYSDGSIPCPKANNDCHHGFLELRSILGPNFISKLVCKAKELEETLNLQDAQETLDSRCSCLKPVKNADDIHNNRRKAASREDSSDNFLYCPRAVDLHKEDFKHFQWHWGKGEPVIVSNVLECTSGLSWEPLVMRRAFRQISNSKHKSLLDVKAIDCLGWCEAEINVHQFFTGYTKGRLDWLKWPQVLKLNDWPPSNLFEESLPRHCAEFISSLPYKEYTNPFNGVLNLAVKLPEGVLKPDMGPKTYIAYGFDQELGRGDSVTKLHCDMSDAVNVLTHISKVELESVGIKAIKKLTQTHLDQDKRELHLHCDNQDGETNDGVLDKSSSSINADDGLSSEVQPKEGDEVTVNKENRFLVGGDSLDGALWDIFRREDVPELEEYLKKHFREFRHVHCSPLKQVIRPIHDQTFYLTLEHKRKLKEEYGIEPWTFIQKLGDAVFIPAGCPHQVRNLKSCIKVGLGFVSPENVGECFRLTEECRKLPINHLSAEDKLEVKKMTVYAMLDVVKKLEEARFYSIYRSEEKNQ